A single Providencia manganoxydans DNA region contains:
- the ettA gene encoding energy-dependent translational throttle protein EttA encodes MAQFVYSMYRVGKIVPPKRHILKNISLSFFPGAKIGVLGLNGAGKSTLLRIMAGIDTEIEGEARPQPGIKIGYLPQEPKLNLEHTVREAVEEAVSEVKNALTRLDEVYAAYADPDADFDKLAKEQGELEAIISAQDGHNLDNQLERAADALRLPAWDAKIENLSGGERRRVAICRLLLEKPDMLLLDEPTNHLDAESVAWLERFLHDYEGTVVAITHDRYFLDNVAGWILELDRGEGIPWEGNYSSWLEQKDQRLAQEASTEAARRKSIEKELEWIRQNPKGRQSKGKARLARFEELNSVEYQKRNETSELFIPPGPRLGDKVIEVENLSKSYGDRVLIDDLSFSIPKGAIVGIIGPNGAGKSTLFRMISGQEQPDSGSITLGDTVKIASVDQFRDSMDDSKTVWEEISNGQDIMRIGNFEIPSRAYVGRFNFKGVDQGKRVGELSGGERGRLHLAKLLQVGGNVLLLDEPTNDLDVETLRALENALLEFPGCAMVISHDRWFLDRIATHIIDYQDEGNITFFEGNFSEYEDYKKRTFGADALQPHRIKYKRITK; translated from the coding sequence TTGGCTCAATTCGTCTATTCTATGTATCGAGTGGGGAAAATTGTTCCACCGAAACGTCATATTTTGAAAAATATCTCTCTGAGCTTCTTTCCTGGCGCTAAGATAGGTGTTTTAGGTCTCAACGGTGCTGGTAAGTCAACGCTACTGCGCATTATGGCTGGTATCGATACTGAAATTGAAGGGGAAGCACGTCCTCAACCGGGTATAAAAATTGGCTACCTACCACAGGAGCCTAAACTTAACCTTGAACATACGGTGCGCGAAGCCGTGGAAGAAGCGGTTTCTGAAGTAAAAAATGCGTTAACACGTTTAGATGAAGTTTATGCCGCTTATGCAGATCCAGATGCTGATTTCGATAAGTTAGCCAAAGAACAAGGCGAACTAGAAGCAATTATCTCTGCACAAGATGGCCATAACTTGGATAATCAGTTAGAGCGCGCAGCAGATGCTTTGCGTCTTCCTGCATGGGATGCAAAAATTGAAAACCTATCCGGTGGTGAACGCCGCCGCGTGGCAATTTGTCGTTTGCTACTAGAAAAACCGGATATGCTACTGCTCGATGAACCAACTAACCACTTAGATGCTGAGTCGGTTGCATGGTTAGAGCGTTTCCTACATGACTATGAAGGTACTGTTGTGGCCATTACCCACGACCGCTACTTCCTCGATAATGTCGCAGGTTGGATCCTTGAACTTGACCGTGGTGAAGGTATTCCATGGGAAGGCAACTATTCATCTTGGCTTGAACAAAAAGATCAGCGTCTGGCGCAAGAAGCGTCAACGGAAGCTGCTCGCCGTAAGTCTATTGAGAAAGAGCTTGAGTGGATCCGTCAAAATCCTAAAGGTCGTCAATCCAAAGGTAAGGCACGTTTGGCTCGCTTTGAAGAGCTTAACAGCGTCGAGTACCAAAAACGCAATGAAACCAGTGAGTTGTTTATTCCACCTGGACCACGTTTAGGGGATAAAGTGATCGAAGTTGAGAACCTAAGCAAATCCTATGGTGACCGCGTTCTTATCGATGACCTTAGCTTCTCCATTCCTAAAGGGGCAATTGTTGGGATCATCGGTCCAAACGGTGCAGGTAAATCAACGTTGTTCCGTATGATTTCAGGCCAAGAACAACCTGATTCAGGCTCCATCACTCTTGGTGATACTGTAAAAATCGCTTCCGTTGATCAGTTCCGTGATTCAATGGATGACAGCAAAACCGTTTGGGAAGAGATCTCTAACGGTCAAGATATCATGCGTATTGGTAACTTTGAGATCCCAAGCCGTGCTTATGTTGGCCGCTTTAACTTCAAGGGTGTCGACCAAGGCAAACGCGTTGGCGAATTATCAGGTGGTGAACGTGGTCGTTTGCACTTAGCAAAACTATTGCAAGTTGGCGGTAACGTCTTACTGCTCGATGAACCAACCAACGACCTCGATGTTGAAACCTTACGTGCATTGGAAAACGCCCTGCTGGAGTTCCCAGGCTGTGCAATGGTTATCTCGCATGACCGTTGGTTCCTTGACCGTATTGCGACTCATATCATCGATTACCAAGACGAAGGTAATATCACTTTCTTCGAAGGTAACTTTAGTGAATATGAGGACTACAAAAAACGTACCTTTGGTGCCGATGCACTGCAACCGCATCGTATCAAATATAAGCGTATAACTAAGTAG
- a CDS encoding TonB-dependent siderophore receptor translates to MDNFTSQRYIQTTIGLMISSALICSSTVNASSTADVLVVTATENSDTEPRGYATKTQSTATKSSASLLETPQFVSVIKREQMDTLPSESLSQALRYSAGVTSEKYGAFGSGIDFSKMRGFDADYYLDGLRVIGNSGIWGPQIDSWTLNSIEAVHGPSSALYGQGGAGGVINMQSRRPIAQGSHQIQFQKGNFDNNAVRFDSTDALNDDETLLYRINGLALSSDSQVNSSKQSRYLLAPSITWQPSDEFSWTVLSQYQRDPHMGHYNTLPAQGIGLLPNSNGKLDLTQNYSDPQHEKSERTQWSITSLVDYQITPSFTFKQNMRYSDVDTHIKRDFTRGFLAGDRLLTAVYQDSPSKSKTLVADNQLVYKLTLGSVNHELLSGFDYQTGKLDKDWWGSQTVSFDPWIKPHHPEFQPYPVSRTSTTQRFDRYGIYLQDQLSWQQWDLILSGRYDWSYLDTDNNLTKTTQKNDTSAWSQRIGLTYAFESGFSPWISISDSFDPVLGTDAEGHSFIPTESKQTELGLKYQNQSGDLMLSLAAYELEQKNVTTHNPLNPDYYNQTGKVRSRGIDFESRIAITPSLNMMLNYAYTDNKITESQDLSVLNKHPVQVPKNSGSAWVDYRFHSPYLDGALVGVGVRYLGETWGDNTNTFKVPAVWLGDISVRYQMDALVPELVGMELGVTVSNITNKSYIASCTSATYCSIGTDRTLLTTLNYYF, encoded by the coding sequence ATGGATAATTTCACTTCCCAACGCTACATACAGACAACCATTGGTTTAATGATTTCTTCTGCGTTAATTTGTTCAAGTACGGTTAATGCCAGTTCAACAGCTGATGTATTAGTAGTCACTGCGACAGAAAATAGCGATACCGAACCAAGAGGGTATGCCACTAAGACACAATCCACGGCAACCAAAAGCTCAGCTTCATTATTAGAGACACCTCAATTTGTTTCGGTGATCAAACGTGAGCAAATGGATACATTACCATCAGAATCTCTGAGTCAGGCTTTACGTTATAGCGCAGGGGTGACCAGTGAAAAATATGGGGCATTTGGTAGCGGTATCGATTTTTCAAAAATGCGTGGGTTTGACGCCGATTATTATTTAGATGGTTTACGGGTCATTGGTAATAGTGGAATTTGGGGGCCGCAAATTGACTCGTGGACGTTAAATAGTATTGAAGCGGTTCATGGCCCATCATCTGCTCTTTATGGTCAAGGAGGTGCAGGTGGTGTGATCAACATGCAGTCTCGTCGACCAATCGCTCAAGGCTCCCATCAAATTCAATTTCAAAAAGGCAATTTTGATAATAATGCGGTTAGGTTTGATTCAACCGATGCATTGAATGATGACGAAACATTATTGTATAGAATAAATGGATTGGCACTCTCTAGCGATTCACAAGTTAATTCATCTAAGCAATCCCGTTACTTACTGGCACCTTCCATCACTTGGCAGCCTAGTGACGAGTTCAGTTGGACCGTTTTAAGTCAATATCAACGTGACCCTCATATGGGACACTACAATACATTGCCTGCTCAAGGGATAGGTTTACTGCCTAACTCGAACGGCAAGTTAGATTTGACTCAAAACTACAGTGATCCTCAGCATGAGAAATCAGAGCGAACCCAATGGTCTATCACTTCACTCGTTGACTACCAGATCACACCTTCCTTTACGTTCAAACAGAATATGCGCTATTCGGATGTTGATACGCATATTAAACGCGATTTTACTCGTGGATTTCTAGCGGGAGACCGCTTACTAACAGCGGTGTATCAAGATTCACCAAGTAAATCTAAAACGTTAGTGGCTGATAACCAATTGGTTTATAAATTAACGTTAGGCTCAGTAAATCATGAATTACTTTCTGGTTTTGATTATCAAACAGGAAAACTTGATAAAGATTGGTGGGGGTCACAAACGGTAAGTTTTGATCCATGGATAAAACCACATCATCCTGAGTTTCAACCTTATCCAGTCTCTCGCACATCAACAACTCAACGTTTTGATCGTTATGGTATTTATTTACAAGATCAACTCAGTTGGCAGCAATGGGATTTGATCCTCAGCGGTCGTTACGATTGGTCGTATTTAGATACCGATAATAACCTCACAAAAACAACACAAAAAAATGATACATCAGCATGGAGTCAACGTATTGGGCTCACCTATGCTTTCGAAAGTGGTTTTTCACCGTGGATCAGCATTTCTGACAGTTTTGATCCTGTTTTAGGAACCGATGCTGAAGGTCACTCCTTTATTCCCACTGAATCAAAACAAACAGAATTAGGGCTGAAATACCAAAACCAATCAGGCGATTTAATGCTAAGTCTTGCCGCATATGAACTTGAGCAAAAAAATGTCACCACGCATAACCCATTAAACCCTGATTACTATAACCAAACGGGTAAAGTGCGTTCCCGTGGCATTGATTTCGAAAGTCGGATCGCAATCACCCCTTCACTCAATATGATGCTTAATTATGCTTATACCGATAACAAAATCACAGAAAGCCAAGACCTCTCAGTTCTGAACAAGCACCCTGTTCAAGTGCCTAAGAATAGTGGTTCTGCATGGGTAGATTATCGTTTTCATTCACCTTATTTAGATGGCGCTCTAGTGGGGGTAGGTGTTCGCTATTTAGGGGAAACATGGGGTGATAATACCAATACATTTAAGGTTCCTGCGGTATGGTTAGGAGATATCAGCGTTAGATACCAAATGGATGCCTTAGTGCCTGAATTAGTCGGAATGGAACTGGGTGTCACTGTGAGTAATATCACCAATAAATCTTATATTGCGAGTTGCACTAGCGCGACTTATTGCAGTATTGGCACCGATAGAACGTTACTGACTACGCTCAATTATTATTTTTAA
- the serB gene encoding phosphoserine phosphatase yields MSTSLTYCYLPDEIHKWPGLPLSLSGEEVMPLDYRAGDSGWLLYGRGLDKARISDFQQRLGIAIVIVSSWRIDDYQVVRIAGSITPRIKKLADESLLDVVPLGQIPRLRSPGILLMDMDSTAIQIECIDEIARLYGVGEQVSEVTERAMQGELDFTESLKARVALLKGADVMILQQVMDTLPLMPGLTSLVRKLQAMDWHVAIASGGFTFFADNLRQQLKLAAAVANQLEIKDGKLTGKVKGPIVDAKYKAQTLVKLAEKLEIPLEQTVAIGDGANDLKMLRKAGLGIAYHAKPKVYARAKVAIRHADLMGVMCVLSGGLKHEER; encoded by the coding sequence ATGTCAACGAGTTTGACCTATTGCTATTTACCCGATGAAATTCACAAATGGCCGGGGTTGCCATTATCGCTGAGCGGGGAAGAAGTGATGCCTTTAGATTACCGCGCAGGAGATAGCGGTTGGTTATTGTATGGTCGCGGTTTAGATAAAGCACGTATCAGTGATTTTCAACAACGCTTAGGCATAGCAATAGTCATCGTTTCATCATGGCGAATTGATGATTATCAAGTGGTTCGCATCGCAGGTAGCATCACACCTCGAATTAAAAAATTGGCAGATGAAAGTTTATTGGATGTTGTGCCATTAGGTCAGATCCCGCGCTTGCGTTCACCGGGGATCTTGTTAATGGATATGGACTCCACCGCAATCCAGATCGAATGTATTGATGAAATAGCACGTTTGTATGGCGTTGGCGAGCAGGTTTCTGAGGTTACCGAGCGTGCGATGCAAGGTGAACTCGATTTTACTGAAAGCCTGAAAGCACGAGTGGCGCTGCTAAAAGGCGCTGATGTGATGATCCTCCAACAAGTCATGGACACACTACCATTGATGCCTGGTTTAACTAGCCTAGTCAGAAAACTGCAAGCGATGGATTGGCATGTCGCTATAGCATCGGGCGGCTTTACCTTCTTTGCTGATAATTTACGTCAACAATTGAAATTAGCGGCTGCTGTTGCCAACCAACTTGAAATCAAAGACGGCAAACTTACCGGTAAAGTTAAAGGACCGATAGTGGATGCCAAATATAAAGCACAAACTTTAGTGAAATTGGCAGAAAAGCTGGAAATCCCACTAGAACAAACCGTAGCGATTGGCGATGGGGCTAACGATTTAAAAATGCTGCGTAAGGCTGGGCTGGGTATTGCCTATCATGCAAAACCGAAGGTGTATGCTAGAGCGAAGGTGGCTATCCGTCACGCCGATCTCATGGGAGTGATGTGTGTGCTTAGTGGTGGCCTAAAACACGAAGAACGCTAA
- the nadR gene encoding multifunctional transcriptional regulator/nicotinamide-nucleotide adenylyltransferase/ribosylnicotinamide kinase NadR, with amino-acid sequence MAEFDYLKNAIKQAGYTLQQVADASDMTKGYLSQLINDKIKSPSAQKIAALHRFLGLEYPNKQKTIGVVFGKFYPLHTGHIYLIQRACSQVDELHVILCHDEPRDKDLFMNSSMSQQPTVSDRLRWLLQTFKYQKNIHIHSFDEQGIEPYPHGWQVWSDGMKAFLNKNNIHPSYIYSSETNDAPRYKEHLGIETILIDPERTFMNISGNQIRQAPFRYWDYIPTEVKPFFVRKVAILGGESSGKSTLVNKLANIFNTTSAWEFGRDYVFSHLGGNEMALQYSDYDKIALGHAQYIDFAVKYANKVAFIDTDFITTQAFCKRYEGKEHPFVQALIDEYRFDLVIVLENNTPWVADGLRSLGSNKDRQEFQSLLIEMLHKNNVEFVRVESPDYDSRFLTCISLVQQLLMLDE; translated from the coding sequence ATGGCTGAATTTGATTATCTGAAGAATGCAATTAAGCAGGCTGGCTATACGCTCCAACAAGTTGCTGATGCCTCTGACATGACCAAAGGTTATCTGAGCCAGCTAATTAACGATAAAATTAAAAGTCCTAGTGCGCAAAAAATTGCCGCTTTGCACCGTTTTCTTGGATTAGAGTACCCAAATAAACAGAAAACTATCGGTGTCGTATTTGGTAAATTTTATCCCTTGCATACAGGGCATATCTATTTGATCCAGCGCGCCTGTAGCCAAGTGGATGAACTACACGTTATTCTCTGTCATGACGAGCCACGCGATAAAGATCTGTTTATGAACAGTTCAATGTCACAACAGCCTACGGTGAGTGATCGTCTGCGTTGGTTATTACAGACATTTAAATACCAAAAAAATATTCATATTCATTCCTTTGATGAGCAAGGTATAGAGCCATATCCACATGGTTGGCAAGTATGGAGTGATGGTATGAAAGCGTTCTTAAACAAGAACAATATTCATCCAAGCTATATCTATTCTAGCGAAACCAATGATGCCCCTCGTTATAAAGAGCATTTGGGAATAGAAACTATTCTAATTGATCCTGAACGTACCTTTATGAATATTAGTGGTAATCAAATTCGCCAAGCACCATTCCGTTATTGGGACTATATTCCTACTGAAGTGAAGCCGTTCTTTGTTCGTAAAGTTGCAATACTGGGGGGAGAGTCAAGCGGCAAATCAACCTTAGTCAATAAGCTAGCCAACATTTTTAATACTACCAGTGCATGGGAGTTTGGGCGCGATTACGTTTTTTCCCATTTAGGCGGAAATGAGATGGCATTGCAATATTCGGACTATGACAAAATTGCATTAGGCCATGCCCAATATATTGATTTTGCGGTTAAATACGCCAATAAAGTGGCTTTTATTGATACGGATTTTATTACCACTCAAGCCTTTTGTAAGCGTTATGAAGGGAAAGAGCATCCATTTGTACAGGCACTGATCGACGAATACCGTTTCGATTTAGTGATCGTTTTGGAAAATAACACGCCATGGGTTGCAGATGGCCTACGCAGCTTAGGTAGCAATAAGGATCGCCAAGAGTTTCAATCATTGTTAATTGAAATGTTACATAAGAACAATGTTGAATTTGTTCGTGTTGAGTCGCCTGATTACGATAGCCGTTTTTTAACCTGCATTTCATTAGTTCAACAACTATTAATGTTGGATGAATAA
- a CDS encoding AhpA/YtjB family protein, with translation MISMKLTFKLHKTVIIVICVALIALLMHGISYLGNSQNQNRVEQYKQLTRVLAEQVAFSLSDYIVSGSKDFNRERIIANLNNITKDQYILDASIYSASGTLIASAGEAVPVRERLAIDNNQSIHPFQYQLVVPVPGKEEPKGYLRLTIDTELLTTEIQQADNSTNVLRFFILLATCIGIVLANTLFRAKKKKGKNMPPQLVVNEDNTNEEESTASSQLRKPNSEKKKAEQRPHRPKKRRAKNQTNKPKVPEQKG, from the coding sequence ATGATTTCTATGAAACTAACCTTCAAGCTTCACAAAACAGTCATAATTGTTATCTGTGTGGCATTAATTGCCTTATTAATGCATGGTATTTCCTATTTAGGAAACAGCCAAAACCAAAACCGCGTTGAGCAATACAAACAGCTAACCCGTGTTTTAGCCGAGCAAGTGGCTTTCAGCTTATCCGATTATATCGTTTCAGGCAGCAAAGATTTTAATCGCGAACGCATTATCGCTAATTTGAATAACATTACGAAAGACCAATATATTTTGGATGCAAGTATTTACTCCGCTAGTGGCACATTGATTGCTAGTGCAGGGGAAGCAGTCCCTGTGCGTGAGAGACTGGCCATTGATAACAATCAATCAATTCACCCCTTCCAATACCAGTTAGTGGTGCCTGTTCCGGGAAAAGAAGAACCTAAAGGTTACCTACGTCTAACCATTGATACAGAGCTATTAACCACTGAAATTCAGCAGGCTGATAATAGCACCAACGTTTTACGTTTCTTTATTTTGTTGGCGACCTGCATTGGTATCGTATTAGCAAACACCTTATTCCGCGCCAAGAAAAAGAAAGGAAAAAACATGCCTCCGCAATTGGTGGTCAATGAAGACAATACCAACGAAGAAGAAAGTACGGCGAGTAGCCAACTAAGAAAACCGAACTCAGAGAAGAAAAAAGCGGAGCAGCGTCCTCATCGCCCTAAAAAACGTAGAGCGAAAAATCAGACTAATAAACCAAAAGTACCAGAACAAAAGGGCTGA
- a CDS encoding ABC transporter substrate-binding protein — MTASKRDFIKAGLATMVLSAVPSSVLAKKRPVVRDILNRSVEYPEKIERIYLADSSLVFLYATLRGRHFLQKLVAIPNNFRTADLRSYQQYSHAFPDIKMLPHLPAIGGAQVNLETVLALKPNIIFTTTGTYAGLQANGLLTLLQRAGVSVIVLDMSIDPIANTPKSISIMAEVLGLQNRAKQINQFIKTHLDIVKTRLMSAKPEAINVLLERAAGFSEECCFAYGNGNFAQFLTFAGGVNVASQYIGTTYGVLNQETIIHTKAQMVIVTGTDWSGYNPKGNWVGLGPGANLSIARQKLRLLMERNAFKTLTAVKQRQVHAIWHTFYDSPFGFIAILKFANWLYPTLFADLDANNVFQSFTEQFLPVEWEEGYWVSL; from the coding sequence ATGACAGCTTCCAAAAGGGATTTCATCAAAGCCGGATTGGCAACAATGGTACTGAGTGCAGTGCCATCTTCTGTCCTTGCAAAAAAAAGGCCCGTCGTTAGGGATATTCTCAATCGTTCTGTTGAGTATCCCGAAAAGATTGAGCGTATCTATTTAGCCGATTCTTCATTAGTTTTTCTCTATGCAACATTACGTGGTCGCCATTTCTTACAAAAGCTAGTGGCGATCCCAAATAATTTCCGTACCGCTGACTTACGTAGTTATCAGCAATACAGTCATGCTTTTCCTGATATAAAAATGCTTCCTCACTTGCCAGCGATTGGTGGAGCTCAGGTTAATTTAGAAACGGTCTTGGCATTGAAACCTAACATTATTTTCACAACGACAGGTACGTACGCAGGGCTCCAAGCTAATGGTTTACTGACCTTATTACAGCGGGCTGGTGTCTCAGTCATCGTACTTGATATGAGCATTGATCCTATTGCCAATACACCCAAAAGTATTTCAATTATGGCGGAGGTGTTAGGGCTACAAAACCGAGCTAAGCAAATAAATCAGTTTATTAAGACACATTTAGATATTGTAAAAACTCGCTTAATGAGCGCTAAACCTGAAGCGATAAACGTGCTACTCGAAAGAGCTGCTGGCTTTTCCGAGGAGTGTTGCTTCGCGTATGGTAATGGTAATTTTGCACAGTTCTTAACCTTTGCTGGAGGGGTTAATGTGGCAAGCCAATATATTGGTACCACTTATGGCGTGCTTAATCAGGAAACCATTATTCACACTAAGGCACAAATGGTGATTGTTACGGGAACTGACTGGAGTGGTTATAACCCAAAGGGTAATTGGGTTGGATTAGGGCCGGGCGCTAATTTATCAATTGCTCGGCAAAAACTTCGGCTGTTAATGGAGCGTAACGCTTTTAAAACACTCACAGCAGTGAAACAACGGCAAGTTCATGCTATTTGGCACACTTTCTATGACAGCCCCTTCGGTTTTATCGCTATTTTAAAATTTGCTAATTGGTTATATCCAACGTTGTTTGCGGATCTTGATGCCAATAACGTTTTTCAGTCTTTTACTGAGCAATTTCTGCCCGTTGAGTGGGAAGAAGGTTACTGGGTTTCACTTTAA
- a CDS encoding TetR/AcrR family transcriptional regulator, producing MTIQPKKPRTKPAEERLDDLMNAAEKLFLSKGFVSTTVSEIVLSADVAKGTFYHYFQSKNDIMEALRTRYMDWYLGHIQAELDKQDSAYAKLKSWCENSVTYYVEKQNIHDMLFHDEYHGRGNDHETRAVEQIKAILAFGEKTQQWPALPPELMATMLYHAMHAAVDNLSNTTEYNQHNLGEILYQRFRLLLS from the coding sequence ATGACAATACAACCTAAAAAGCCAAGAACAAAACCCGCAGAAGAACGGTTAGATGACCTGATGAATGCAGCGGAGAAACTGTTTCTTTCTAAAGGATTTGTGAGTACCACAGTCAGTGAGATTGTCTTGTCTGCTGATGTTGCAAAAGGGACTTTTTATCACTATTTTCAATCTAAAAACGACATTATGGAAGCGTTACGTACCCGTTATATGGATTGGTATTTAGGGCATATTCAAGCTGAACTGGACAAACAAGACAGTGCCTACGCGAAATTGAAATCGTGGTGTGAAAACAGCGTTACATACTATGTTGAAAAGCAAAATATTCATGACATGCTTTTTCACGATGAATATCACGGGCGTGGCAATGATCATGAAACCAGAGCTGTTGAGCAAATTAAAGCTATTCTGGCTTTCGGTGAAAAAACACAACAATGGCCGGCTTTGCCTCCAGAGCTAATGGCCACAATGCTCTATCATGCTATGCATGCTGCTGTTGATAACTTATCAAATACTACGGAATACAATCAGCATAATTTAGGTGAGATCCTTTATCAGCGTTTCCGTCTACTTCTTAGTTAA
- a CDS encoding class I SAM-dependent methyltransferase: MSQFDLLAPIYDNMDILPFRKEIEIPSVLKMLGDISGMSVLDFGCGSGYYACLLKKRGAKRVVGYDIANGMLEYARNKELINPLGIEYVSTLDNLEQQFDLVLGVYVLPYAGSREKLQSMVNNMVKLIRPGGRLLTLPLNPKYSIISDYYVPYGFKIVSDSPYQDGSTFQLHLLYNTPHIINGWYWSYEVLNNAFKKSGLTNIQWSKPNVKDSSLSTQFSRYINNPHTVMVSASYI, translated from the coding sequence ATGTCACAATTTGATCTTTTAGCTCCTATTTATGACAATATGGATATTTTACCATTCAGGAAAGAAATAGAGATTCCTTCTGTATTAAAAATGCTTGGTGATATATCTGGAATGAGTGTTTTAGATTTCGGTTGTGGCTCTGGATATTACGCATGTTTATTGAAAAAACGGGGAGCCAAACGTGTTGTAGGTTATGATATAGCGAATGGGATGTTGGAATATGCGAGAAACAAAGAATTAATCAATCCTCTCGGTATTGAATATGTATCAACATTAGATAACTTAGAACAGCAATTTGATTTAGTGTTAGGTGTCTATGTTCTTCCTTATGCGGGCAGCCGTGAAAAATTGCAAAGTATGGTTAATAATATGGTTAAGCTAATTCGCCCAGGTGGACGGTTATTAACATTACCATTAAATCCGAAATATTCGATCATCTCTGATTATTATGTGCCATATGGGTTTAAAATAGTAAGCGATTCCCCTTATCAAGATGGCTCAACGTTTCAATTGCATCTTCTGTATAATACGCCACATATTATTAATGGTTGGTATTGGTCTTATGAAGTTCTTAATAATGCGTTTAAAAAATCAGGATTGACTAATATTCAATGGTCAAAGCCTAATGTTAAAGACTCATCATTATCAACACAATTTAGTCGGTATATCAATAATCCTCACACAGTAATGGTTAGCGCTAGTTACATTTAA
- the radA gene encoding DNA repair protein RadA, which produces MAKGAKRAFVCNECGADYPRWQGQCSACHAWNTITEVRLASSSSSSRNDRLTGYAGNAAGVSRVQKLSDISLEELPRFSTGFKEFDRVLGGGVVPGSAILIGGNPGAGKSTLLLQTMCLLSREMKTLYVTGEESLQQVAMRAHRLGLPTDSLNMLSETSIEQICLTAEQEQPKLMVIDSIQVMHMADIQSSPGSVAQVRETAAYLTRFAKTRGVAIIMVGHVTKDGSLAGPKVLEHCIDCSIMLDGDADNRFRTLRSHKNRFGAVNELGVFAMTEQGLKEVNNPSAIFLSRGDEITSGSSVMVVWEGTRPLLVEIQALVDHSMMSNPRRVAVGLEQNRLAILLAVLHRHGGLQMSDQDVFVNVVGGVKVTETSADLALLLSLVSSFRDRPLPRDLVVFGEVGLAGEIRPVPSGQERISEAAKHGFKRAIVPHANMPKKSPPDMKVYGVKKLADALSVMDELYE; this is translated from the coding sequence GTGGCAAAAGGTGCAAAAAGGGCATTTGTATGTAATGAATGTGGGGCAGATTACCCGCGTTGGCAAGGGCAATGTAGTGCCTGCCATGCATGGAACACCATTACAGAAGTGCGCCTTGCCTCAAGTAGCTCCTCTTCACGTAATGATCGATTAACTGGGTATGCAGGCAATGCGGCTGGCGTGAGTCGCGTCCAAAAATTATCAGACATCAGTCTTGAAGAGCTACCACGTTTTTCAACGGGTTTTAAAGAATTTGACCGCGTACTAGGGGGCGGGGTGGTACCAGGAAGTGCCATTCTTATCGGTGGTAACCCCGGCGCGGGGAAAAGTACACTATTGCTGCAAACGATGTGTTTGTTGTCTCGTGAAATGAAAACCCTCTATGTGACAGGGGAAGAATCCCTACAGCAAGTTGCAATGCGTGCGCATCGTCTTGGTCTACCGACTGATTCATTGAATATGCTGTCAGAGACCAGTATTGAGCAAATATGCCTTACTGCGGAGCAAGAGCAGCCAAAATTGATGGTGATCGACTCAATACAAGTCATGCACATGGCAGATATTCAATCTTCACCGGGTAGTGTTGCTCAGGTTCGAGAAACTGCCGCTTATTTGACTCGTTTCGCAAAAACCCGTGGGGTAGCTATTATTATGGTGGGTCATGTGACCAAAGATGGCTCTTTGGCAGGCCCTAAAGTACTCGAACACTGTATTGACTGCTCAATCATGTTAGATGGTGATGCCGATAACCGTTTTCGGACATTGCGCAGCCACAAAAACCGTTTTGGCGCAGTTAATGAATTAGGGGTATTTGCCATGACGGAACAAGGCCTGAAAGAGGTGAATAACCCATCGGCAATTTTTTTAAGCCGTGGTGATGAAATTACATCTGGTAGTTCAGTCATGGTGGTATGGGAAGGGACTCGACCATTGCTGGTGGAGATCCAAGCCTTGGTTGATCACTCGATGATGTCTAATCCACGTCGTGTTGCCGTTGGCTTAGAGCAAAACAGACTAGCAATTTTATTGGCTGTTTTACATCGTCACGGTGGCTTGCAAATGTCGGATCAAGATGTGTTTGTTAACGTCGTCGGAGGGGTTAAAGTGACTGAAACCAGCGCGGATCTTGCGTTACTCCTCTCGTTAGTTTCCAGTTTTCGTGATCGTCCATTACCAAGAGATTTGGTGGTTTTTGGTGAAGTTGGCTTAGCTGGTGAAATCCGTCCCGTACCTAGTGGGCAAGAACGTATTTCTGAAGCGGCAAAGCATGGTTTTAAACGTGCAATTGTACCGCATGCTAATATGCCTAAAAAATCTCCACCTGATATGAAAGTATACGGAGTAAAAAAACTTGCAGATGCGCTAAGTGTAATGGATGAACTCTATGAGTAA